From a single Triplophysa rosa linkage group LG17, Trosa_1v2, whole genome shotgun sequence genomic region:
- the gp1bb gene encoding platelet glycoprotein Ib beta chain isoform X1 has protein sequence MEFMCFLQQKNLDKSNKWSLSVCVVVCVCVCAVMRCNLLVLKVLLSVLSTEMMMTMVQGVCSRMCSCRGAVVNCGKRGLTAATLPSSFPPHTSELYLNDNHLTSLPNNLLDSLSSLRLAHLHGNPWSCDCGILYLRGWLLKQRNDALIRNVTCSSPAHLRGRLVVYLVEEEVLESCRYWMCDLALASQISLFIFIVVQALLLASVILFLRRFERLTREAQRTAAETFTAEDDAQSNEYVMLKDRSM, from the exons ATGGAGTTCATGTGTTTTCTGCAACAGAAGAATCTTGACAAATCTAACAAGtggtctctctctgtctgtgttgtagtgtgtgtgtgtgtttgtgctgttaTGAGGTGTAATCTGCTTGTGTTGAAGGTTCTTCTCTCTGTGTTGAGCACTgagatgatgatgacgatggTTCAGGGTGTTTGTTCTCGCATGTGTTCCTGTAGGGGTGCTGTGGTAAACTGCGGTAAACGTGGCTTGACCGCGGCCACCCTGCCCTCCTCTTTCCCTCCTCACACATCTGAACTCTACCTGAATGACAACCACCTCACCTCACTGCCCAACAACCTGCTGGACTCACTGTCCTCTCTGCGTCTGGCTCATCTCCACGGTAACCCCTGGTCATGTGACTGTGGCATCCTCTATCTGAGGGGATGGCTGCTGAAACAGAGGAATGATGCTTTGATACG GAACGTCACGTGTAGCTCTCCAGCGCACCTGCGAGGGCGTCTGGTGGTCTATCTGGTGGAGGAGGAGGTTCTGGAGTCCTGTCGTTATTGGATGTGTGATTTAGCCCTGGCTTCTCAGATCAGCCTCTTCATCTTCATCGTTGTTCAAGCCCTCCTGCTGGCGTCTGTCATCCTCTTCCTGCGGCGTTTTGAGCGGCTCACCCGAGAGGCCCAGCGTACGGCTGCAGAGACCTTCACGGCTGAAGATGATGCTCAGAGTAATGAATATGTCATGTTGAAAGACAGGAGCATGTAG
- the septin5a gene encoding septin 5a isoform X2 has product MDTMMLQEKLVEKLLCPRTRTTRQKDKQYVGFATLPNQVHRKSVKKGFDFTLMVAGESGLGKSTLVNSLFLTDLYKDRKLLNAEERINQTVEITKHTVDIEEKGVKLKLTIVDTPGFGDAVNNNECWKPITDYFDQQFEQYFRDESGLNRKNILDNRVHCCLYFIPPFGHGLRPVDVEFMKALHEKVNIIPLISKADCLTPNEVKKLKDRVRDEIERFGIKVYQFPECDSDEEEEFKQMDKELKECTPFAVIGSNTVVEARGQRVRGRLYPWGIVEVENQSHCDFVKLRNMLIRSHMHDLKDVTCDVHYENYRAHCIQEMTSKLAQENRTDSPLPILPLPTPDVETERLIKMKDEELKRMQEMLEKMQQQMHEKDK; this is encoded by the exons ATGGACACCATGATGCTTCAGGAGAAACTGGTGGAGAAGCTTCTGTGCCCTCGAACCCGAACCACTCGACAGAAG GATAAGCAGTATGTTGGATTCGCTACACTTCCTAATCAGGTTCATAGGAAATCAGTGAAGAAGGGCTTTGACTTCACTCTGATGGTGGCAG gtgaaTCAGGTTTGGGAAAGTCTACTCTAGTTAACAGCCTCTTCCTCACAGATCTCTATAAAGACAGAAAGTTACTCAACGCTGAAG AACGTATAAACCAGACGGTTGAGATCACCAAACACACCGTGGACATCGAGGAGAAAGGAGTTAAACTCAAGCTCACGATTGTAGACACACCGGGGTTCGGAGACGctgttaataataatgaatG CTGGAAGCCCATCACAGATTACTTCGATCAACAGTTTGAGCAGTACTTCAGAGACGAGAGCGGACTCAACAGAAAGAACATTCTGGACAACAGAGTTCACTGCTGCCTGTATTTCATACCTCCGTTTGGACACGG TCTGCGGCCGGTGGATGTGGAGTTTATGAAGGCTTTACATGAGAAGGTCAACATTATTCCTCTGATATCCAAAGCCGACTGCCTCACTCCAAATGAAGTGAAGAAACTCAAAGACCGG GTGCGAGATGAGATCGAGCGCTTTGGGATCAAAGTCTACCAGTTCCCTGAGTGTGATTCTGATGAAGAGGAAGAGTTTAAACAGATGGACAAAGAGCTGAAG gAGTGTACTCCATTTGCTGTCATCGGCAGTAATACAGTAGTGGAGGCCAGAGGTCAGCGGGTCAGAGGTCGTCTTTACCCCTGGGGTATCGTGGAAG TGGAGAATCAGTCTCACTGTGACTTTGTGAAGCTGAGAAACATGCTGATCCGCTCTCACATGCACGACCTGAAAGATGTGACGTGTGACGTGCATTATGAAAACTACAGAGCTCACTGCATACAGGAGATGaccag taaactTGCACAGGAAAACCGTACAGACAGTCCTTTACCCATCCTGCCCCTGCCGACACCAGAcgtggagacagagagactTATCAAGATGAAGGACGAAGAG CTCAAGAGGATGCAAGAAATGCTGGAAAAAATGCAACAACAAATGCACGAGAAAGACAAgtga
- the septin5a gene encoding septin 5a isoform X1, producing the protein MDTMMLQEKLVEKLLCPRTRTTRQKVDKQYVGFATLPNQVHRKSVKKGFDFTLMVAGESGLGKSTLVNSLFLTDLYKDRKLLNAEERINQTVEITKHTVDIEEKGVKLKLTIVDTPGFGDAVNNNECWKPITDYFDQQFEQYFRDESGLNRKNILDNRVHCCLYFIPPFGHGLRPVDVEFMKALHEKVNIIPLISKADCLTPNEVKKLKDRVRDEIERFGIKVYQFPECDSDEEEEFKQMDKELKECTPFAVIGSNTVVEARGQRVRGRLYPWGIVEVENQSHCDFVKLRNMLIRSHMHDLKDVTCDVHYENYRAHCIQEMTSKLAQENRTDSPLPILPLPTPDVETERLIKMKDEELKRMQEMLEKMQQQMHEKDK; encoded by the exons ATGGACACCATGATGCTTCAGGAGAAACTGGTGGAGAAGCTTCTGTGCCCTCGAACCCGAACCACTCGACAGAAGGTT GATAAGCAGTATGTTGGATTCGCTACACTTCCTAATCAGGTTCATAGGAAATCAGTGAAGAAGGGCTTTGACTTCACTCTGATGGTGGCAG gtgaaTCAGGTTTGGGAAAGTCTACTCTAGTTAACAGCCTCTTCCTCACAGATCTCTATAAAGACAGAAAGTTACTCAACGCTGAAG AACGTATAAACCAGACGGTTGAGATCACCAAACACACCGTGGACATCGAGGAGAAAGGAGTTAAACTCAAGCTCACGATTGTAGACACACCGGGGTTCGGAGACGctgttaataataatgaatG CTGGAAGCCCATCACAGATTACTTCGATCAACAGTTTGAGCAGTACTTCAGAGACGAGAGCGGACTCAACAGAAAGAACATTCTGGACAACAGAGTTCACTGCTGCCTGTATTTCATACCTCCGTTTGGACACGG TCTGCGGCCGGTGGATGTGGAGTTTATGAAGGCTTTACATGAGAAGGTCAACATTATTCCTCTGATATCCAAAGCCGACTGCCTCACTCCAAATGAAGTGAAGAAACTCAAAGACCGG GTGCGAGATGAGATCGAGCGCTTTGGGATCAAAGTCTACCAGTTCCCTGAGTGTGATTCTGATGAAGAGGAAGAGTTTAAACAGATGGACAAAGAGCTGAAG gAGTGTACTCCATTTGCTGTCATCGGCAGTAATACAGTAGTGGAGGCCAGAGGTCAGCGGGTCAGAGGTCGTCTTTACCCCTGGGGTATCGTGGAAG TGGAGAATCAGTCTCACTGTGACTTTGTGAAGCTGAGAAACATGCTGATCCGCTCTCACATGCACGACCTGAAAGATGTGACGTGTGACGTGCATTATGAAAACTACAGAGCTCACTGCATACAGGAGATGaccag taaactTGCACAGGAAAACCGTACAGACAGTCCTTTACCCATCCTGCCCCTGCCGACACCAGAcgtggagacagagagactTATCAAGATGAAGGACGAAGAG CTCAAGAGGATGCAAGAAATGCTGGAAAAAATGCAACAACAAATGCACGAGAAAGACAAgtga
- the septin5a gene encoding septin 5a isoform X3, whose translation MTTNIRYKSRMMKSEDSEDKQYVGFATLPNQVHRKSVKKGFDFTLMVAGESGLGKSTLVNSLFLTDLYKDRKLLNAEERINQTVEITKHTVDIEEKGVKLKLTIVDTPGFGDAVNNNECWKPITDYFDQQFEQYFRDESGLNRKNILDNRVHCCLYFIPPFGHGLRPVDVEFMKALHEKVNIIPLISKADCLTPNEVKKLKDRVRDEIERFGIKVYQFPECDSDEEEEFKQMDKELKECTPFAVIGSNTVVEARGQRVRGRLYPWGIVEVENQSHCDFVKLRNMLIRSHMHDLKDVTCDVHYENYRAHCIQEMTSKLAQENRTDSPLPILPLPTPDVETERLIKMKDEELKRMQEMLEKMQQQMHEKDK comes from the exons ATGACCACCAACATCCGATACAAGAGCAGGATGATGAAATCCG AGGACAGCGAG GATAAGCAGTATGTTGGATTCGCTACACTTCCTAATCAGGTTCATAGGAAATCAGTGAAGAAGGGCTTTGACTTCACTCTGATGGTGGCAG gtgaaTCAGGTTTGGGAAAGTCTACTCTAGTTAACAGCCTCTTCCTCACAGATCTCTATAAAGACAGAAAGTTACTCAACGCTGAAG AACGTATAAACCAGACGGTTGAGATCACCAAACACACCGTGGACATCGAGGAGAAAGGAGTTAAACTCAAGCTCACGATTGTAGACACACCGGGGTTCGGAGACGctgttaataataatgaatG CTGGAAGCCCATCACAGATTACTTCGATCAACAGTTTGAGCAGTACTTCAGAGACGAGAGCGGACTCAACAGAAAGAACATTCTGGACAACAGAGTTCACTGCTGCCTGTATTTCATACCTCCGTTTGGACACGG TCTGCGGCCGGTGGATGTGGAGTTTATGAAGGCTTTACATGAGAAGGTCAACATTATTCCTCTGATATCCAAAGCCGACTGCCTCACTCCAAATGAAGTGAAGAAACTCAAAGACCGG GTGCGAGATGAGATCGAGCGCTTTGGGATCAAAGTCTACCAGTTCCCTGAGTGTGATTCTGATGAAGAGGAAGAGTTTAAACAGATGGACAAAGAGCTGAAG gAGTGTACTCCATTTGCTGTCATCGGCAGTAATACAGTAGTGGAGGCCAGAGGTCAGCGGGTCAGAGGTCGTCTTTACCCCTGGGGTATCGTGGAAG TGGAGAATCAGTCTCACTGTGACTTTGTGAAGCTGAGAAACATGCTGATCCGCTCTCACATGCACGACCTGAAAGATGTGACGTGTGACGTGCATTATGAAAACTACAGAGCTCACTGCATACAGGAGATGaccag taaactTGCACAGGAAAACCGTACAGACAGTCCTTTACCCATCCTGCCCCTGCCGACACCAGAcgtggagacagagagactTATCAAGATGAAGGACGAAGAG CTCAAGAGGATGCAAGAAATGCTGGAAAAAATGCAACAACAAATGCACGAGAAAGACAAgtga
- the gp1bb gene encoding platelet glycoprotein Ib beta chain isoform X2, translated as MRCNLLVLKVLLSVLSTEMMMTMVQGVCSRMCSCRGAVVNCGKRGLTAATLPSSFPPHTSELYLNDNHLTSLPNNLLDSLSSLRLAHLHGNPWSCDCGILYLRGWLLKQRNDALIRNVTCSSPAHLRGRLVVYLVEEEVLESCRYWMCDLALASQISLFIFIVVQALLLASVILFLRRFERLTREAQRTAAETFTAEDDAQSNEYVMLKDRSM; from the exons aTGAGGTGTAATCTGCTTGTGTTGAAGGTTCTTCTCTCTGTGTTGAGCACTgagatgatgatgacgatggTTCAGGGTGTTTGTTCTCGCATGTGTTCCTGTAGGGGTGCTGTGGTAAACTGCGGTAAACGTGGCTTGACCGCGGCCACCCTGCCCTCCTCTTTCCCTCCTCACACATCTGAACTCTACCTGAATGACAACCACCTCACCTCACTGCCCAACAACCTGCTGGACTCACTGTCCTCTCTGCGTCTGGCTCATCTCCACGGTAACCCCTGGTCATGTGACTGTGGCATCCTCTATCTGAGGGGATGGCTGCTGAAACAGAGGAATGATGCTTTGATACG GAACGTCACGTGTAGCTCTCCAGCGCACCTGCGAGGGCGTCTGGTGGTCTATCTGGTGGAGGAGGAGGTTCTGGAGTCCTGTCGTTATTGGATGTGTGATTTAGCCCTGGCTTCTCAGATCAGCCTCTTCATCTTCATCGTTGTTCAAGCCCTCCTGCTGGCGTCTGTCATCCTCTTCCTGCGGCGTTTTGAGCGGCTCACCCGAGAGGCCCAGCGTACGGCTGCAGAGACCTTCACGGCTGAAGATGATGCTCAGAGTAATGAATATGTCATGTTGAAAGACAGGAGCATGTAG